The following coding sequences lie in one Pseudorasbora parva isolate DD20220531a chromosome 18, ASM2467924v1, whole genome shotgun sequence genomic window:
- the stk26 gene encoding serine/threonine-protein kinase 26, whose protein sequence is MAQSPVSVQVPGMQNSRTDPEELFTKLERIGKGSFGEVFKGIDRRSQNVVAIKTIDLEEAEDEIEDIQQEITVLSQCDSPHVTKYYGSYLKGSKLWIIMEYLGGGSALDLLRAGPFDEYQIATMLKEILKGLDYLHSEKKIHRDIKAANVLLSESGEVKLADFGVAGQLTDTQIKRETFVGTPFWMAPEVIQQSAYDSKADIWSLGITAIELAKGEPPNSDMHPMRVLFHIPKNTPPTLNGDFSKIFKEFVDSCLNKDPSFRPTAKELLKHRFIVKYAKKTSYLSELIDRLKRWKAEGHSDGESSSDSDSESNSKENESSPEWSFTTVRKKKPEKKQPNGLGEELQQKSVSLTTVMAPVFSELKSQQRGDGLSRGVLEELEKSLHAAEDLCPGVTDRMISHILERVQRFSVS, encoded by the exons AACAGTCGAACAGACCCTGAGGAGCTGTTCACTAAACTGGAGCGTATTGGAAAGGGCTCGTTCGGTGAGGTGTTTAAAGGCATCGACCGCCGCTCTCAGAATGTAGTGGCCATCAAAACCATCGATCTTGAGGAAGCAGAAGATGAAATCGAAGACATCCAACAAGAGATCACCGTACTCAGCCAGTGTGATAGTCCTCATGTCACCAAATACTATGGCTCTTACCTAAAG gGTAGTAAATTATGGATCATAATGGAATATCTGGGAGGGGGTTCGGCTCTGGACCTG cTGCGAGCCGGACCTTTTGACGAGTACCAGATAGCCACCATGCTGAAGGAGATTTTAAAGGGTTTGGACTACCTGCACTCTGAGAAGAAAATCCACAGGGACATAAAAG CTGCCAACGTGCTGCTGTCTGAGTCCGGAGAGGTGAAGCTGGCAGACTTCGGCGTGGCAGGACAGCTGACGGACACGCAGATCAAAAGGGAGACGTTTGTGGGGACACCATTCTGGATGGCACCGGAGGTCATCCAGCAGTCTGCCTATGACTCAAAG GCGGATATTTGGTCTCTTGGGATCACTGCCATTGAACTGGCCAAAGGCGAGCCGCCCAACTCAGACATGCACCCCATGAGGGTCCTCTTCCACATCCCCAAGAACACGCCACCCACCCTCAACGGAGACTTCTCCAAGATCTTCAAAGAGTTTGTGGACTCCTGTCTCAACAAAGACCCTTCTTTT AGGCCCACCGCAAAGGAGCTTCTGAAGCACAGGTTCATCGTTAAATATGCCAAGAAGACGTCCTACCTCTCCGAGCTCATCGACCGACTGAAGCGCTGGAAAGCTGAGGGCCACAGTGATGGAGAATCGAGTTCTGACTCTGACTC AGAGAGCAACAGTAAGGAAAACGAGTCGTCTCCTGAATGGTCCTTCACTACCGTTCGAAAGAAGAAACCAGAGAAGAAGCAGCCCAATGGACTG GGCGAAGAACTGCAGCAGAAGTCCGTCAGCTTGACCACCGTCATGGCTCCTGTTTTTTCTGAG ctgaAGTCCCAGCAGCGAGGCGATGGCCTGTCGAGAGGCGTTCTGGAGGAGCTGGAGAAGAGTCTGCACGCGGCGGAGGATCTCTGTCCTGGGGTCACGGACCGGATGATCAGCCACATCCTGGAGCGAGTGCAGAG GTTCTCTGTGAGTTAG